A genome region from Equus caballus isolate H_3958 breed thoroughbred chromosome 19, TB-T2T, whole genome shotgun sequence includes the following:
- the GRAMD1C gene encoding protein Aster-C isoform X8, with product MENLSLSIEGSVPPRSPGRSSLDDCGERDEKLSKSVSFTRESITRLSETESVDGNSPKGGLGREELQSEKQIKKSPSLTSEKRLSRVASKSLDLNKNEYLSLDKSSTSDSVDEENITEKDLHGRLFINRVFHISAEKMFELLFTSSRFMQRFANSRNIIDVVSTPWNVEPGGDQLRTMTYTIVLNNPLTGKCTTATEKQTLYKESREARFYLVDAEVLTHDVPYHDYFYTLNRYHIIRSSKQKCRLRVSTDLKYRKQPWAIVKSLIEKNSWSSLEDYFKQLESDLLMEESVLNQSIEDPGKLSGVRRRRRNFNRTAEMVPKLSSLRSSGDVGLDAKGHVTGKKKLMESCNTALIVVMSIFLLLLVLLNVTLLLKLSKIEYAAQSFYRLHLQEEKSLNLASDMTSRAENIQKNKDQTHRLKGVLRDSILMLEQLKSSLIMLQRTFDLLNKNKTGLAVGS from the exons AAGTCCAGGAAGAAGCAGCTTGGATGACTGTGGGGAGAGAGACGAAAAATTATCCAAGTCAGTCAGTTTCACCCGTGAATCGATTACTCGGCTTTCAGAAACAGAGTCAGTCGATGGAAATTCACCAAAAGGG GGGTTAGGGAGAGAGGAACTCCAAAGTGAGAAGCAGATCAAAAAGAGTCCCTCACTAACTTCCGAGAAGAGGTTAAGCAGAGTGGCATCGAAGTCACTGGACCTGAATAAAAATGAGTATCTTTCTCTGGACAAAAGCAGCACTTCAGATTCTGTTGATGAAG AAAATATTACTGAGAAAGATCTTCATGGAAGACTTTTTATCAACCGTGTGTTTCATATCAGCGCTGAGAAAATGTTTGAATTGCTCTTCACCAGTTCACGCTTTATGCAGAGATTTGCCAATTCTAGAAATATAATAG ATGTCGTATCCACCCCTTGGAATGTAGAACCTGGAGGTGATCAGCTGAGAACCATGACTTACACAATAGTCCTTAATAATCCACTTACTGGAAAATGCACCACTGCCACCGAAAAGCAG ACACTATATAAAGAAAGTCGGGAAGCACGGTTTTATTTGGTAGATGCAGAAGTACTGACACACGATGTGCCCTACCATGATTACTTCTATACCCTGAATAGATACCATATCATCCGATCCTCGAAACAGAAATGCCGGCTGAG AGTTTCCACAGATTTAAAATACAGGAAACAACCATGGGCCATTGTCAAATCTTTAATTGAGAAGAATTCCTGGAGTTCATTGGAAGACTATTTCAAACAGCTTG aatCAGATTTGTTAATGGAAGAATCTGTGTTAAATCAGTCCATTGAAGACCCTGGAAAACTTAGTGGGGTACGAAGGAGAAGGCGAAACTTCAACCGAACAGCAGAAATGGTGCCTAAGCTTTCCTCTCTGCGGTCTTCTGGAGACGTGGGCCTAGATGCCAAAGGGCACGTTACAG GAAAGAAGAAGCTCATGGAAAGCTGTAACACGGCCCTGATTGTGGTGATGAGTATTTT TTTGCTCTTGCTAGTTTTGTTGAATGTGACTCTGCTTCTGAAGCTGTCAAAGATCGAATATGCTGCTCAGTCCTTTTACCGTCTCCACCTGCAAGAAGAGAAATCTTTAAA tttagcCTCTGATATGACGTCAAGGGcagaaaatattcagaagaaCAAAGATCAGACACACCGTTTAAAAGGAGTGCTCCGAGACTCCATCCTGATGCTCGAACAG